From the Deinococcus aetherius genome, the window TGCCCAGCGATGGCCGTCATGTAGCGCGACGCGAAGCCCGGCGACGGGGCCAGCAGCGACTCCCCGTGCTCCTGCGCGTAGGTCACGAGCTTCTTGATCCCGCTCAGGGTGTTCTTTAGGGTGGTCGGGTTCTCCCGCCCGTCGGGCAGGTGCCCCTTGAGAATAGGCCACGCCGCGTCGAGTTCATGGCGCAGCAGCGCCCGCCGCACCTTCTCCCGCCCCTCGTCCGGCGAGGCGTGGAGGGCTTGCTGGAAGATCGAGGGATCGCTCATGCAATTAAATTAATATGGAACGGGAGTGCCCGTGGTGGGAAGAGCCCCGCCAGAACTCACACGGGCGCCGAGAGCGTCACCCCAACCCCAACAAGAGAAGTCGGCCGGTTCTGGCCGAGCCCCCGGGATTCAGGGTCGGCGGACAGCTCATCCCGGGTCGGGAAGGTGTCGGGGCCGCTCTCAACCTCCCCACGGGTGCTCGCTCCCCTCACGCGTGCTCGGCGGTATCCAGCGTGGCCCCCACCGGCACCTCGGGCATCTCGGGGAGGTGGTAGGTGTGCTCCAGCTTGGGCATCTCCAGCGACTCGTGGCCCCGGTTCTGAATCTGCCCGCCCGCGTAGCGCGCCACGCTCGTCAGCGTCAGTTCCCAGTTGCGGCGCTGGGCCGCGTGGACACCGAAGATGTACGCCAGGCGGTCGAACTGCGAGTTGGTCCTCAGCAGCGACTCGATCTGGAGCACCATCCGCCCCGGGTCCTCCTGGGGATAGACCCGGAAGTCGGAGGTCCCAGCGTCGGGGTGCAGCCGCAGGGTGCGCACCCGGAAGCCCAGGGGGTCCACGTGCTCGATCACCACCCGGCCACGGCGGACGAGCAGCATCCGAATCCACAGCCGGTCTCCCCGGCTCACGGGCGGCACGGGATGGTCCAGGCCCCGGAACCACGCGAGCCACTTCGGGGCGTGGTCGGGGAGGTGGTTGC encodes:
- a CDS encoding DUF1990 family protein; amino-acid sequence: MSRRSPLPLLALPALFLTASALKGPSDPLRPSTPEDGVGPFTRRRYWVEVEGATRTPEEVADHWRNHLPDHAPKWLAWFRGLDHPVPPVSRGDRLWIRMLLVRRGRVVIEHVDPLGFRVRTLRLHPDAGTSDFRVYPQEDPGRMVLQIESLLRTNSQFDRLAYIFGVHAAQRRNWELTLTSVARYAGGQIQNRGHESLEMPKLEHTYHLPEMPEVPVGATLDTAEHA